A region of Argentina anserina chromosome 5, drPotAnse1.1, whole genome shotgun sequence DNA encodes the following proteins:
- the LOC126794355 gene encoding probable cyclic nucleotide-gated ion channel 20, chloroplastic isoform X3: protein MDDHGRDEVPMLSDTHPDSSNEHLALQIERFMSRTRSASISIPMNSMDAYERGEVNLVGHTGPLRTHTKSPFLAMSGPLHANRGRPDNVLRLPQGVAGQEAEETTAEKFPSTNVTNENEWTNDDYTAKNEHLLRSGQLGMCNDPYCTTCPTVYKPTHAKYLRPSGIFDQKFHNALYGDAKGWARRFFSCLRPYIPGVMNPHAKIVQQWNQFFVITCLIAIFLDPLFFFLLSVQKDKKCIVIDQPLTTTFVVFRSMTDLIYLMHILLQFRLAYVAPESRVVGAGELVDHPKKIALNYLKGYFLIDFFVVLPLPQRVNQCLRDACNDSKIVECMSFIDCGHGSDDEDSKGNNILRDTWKNNSFAGACFYQNGFDYGIYAEAVNLTTENSVITRYVYALFWGFQQISTLAGNQTPSYFVWEVLFTMAIIGLGLLLFALLIGNMQNFLQALGRRRLEMSLRRRDVEQWMSHRRLPDELRRRVRQAERYNWAATRGVNEEMLLEVLPEDLQTDIRRHLFKFIKKVRIFALMDEPILDSICGRLRQKTYIQGSKVLYRGGLIEKMVFVVRGKMASIGEDGIRVSLSEGDVCGEELLTWCLEHSSVNKDGKKIRIPGQRMLSNRTVICLTNVEAFSLRAADIGEVTSLFARFLRNPRVQGAIRYESPYWRGLAARCIQVAWRYRRKRLQSLRRADTSQSNHAS from the exons ATGGATGATCATGGAAGAGATGAGGTACCTATGCTTTCAGATACTCATCCAGATTCATCAAATGAGCACCTGGCATTACAAATCGAGAGATTTATGTCTAGGACCAGGAGCGCATCAATTTCCATTCCTATGAACTCTATGGACGCATATGAAAGGGGTGAAGTTAACCTTGTAGGTCATACTGGTCCCTTAAGGACTCACACAAAATCGCCCTTCTTAGCTATGAGTGGTCCATTACATGCTAACCGCGGCAGGCCTGATAATGTTCTGAGGCTACCTCAAGGTGTGGCGGGGCAAGAAGCAGAGGAGACTACAGCAGAAAAGTTTCCTTCTACTAATGTAACAAACGAGAATGAGTGGACAAATGACGACTATACTGCAAAAAACGAACATTTACTGAGATCTGGCCAACTGGGGATGTGCAATGATCCTTACTGCACGACTTGCCCTACTGTCTATAAGCCTACTCATGCAAAATACTTGAGGCCCTCGGGTATCTTTGATCAAAAG TTCCATAATGCTCTCTATGGGGATGCCAAAGGATGGGCGAGGAGGTTTTTCTCATGTCTGCGTCCATACATTCCTGGAGTTATGAACCCTCACGCTAAAATTGTGCAACAGTGGAATCAGTTTTTCGTCATTACTTGCTTAATAGCAATTTTTCTAGATCCCTTGTTTTTCTTCCTGCTGTCCGTTCAAAAG GATAAAAAATGTATAGTCATTGATCAGCCATTGACCACTACTTTTGTGGTTTTCAGAAGCATGACTGATCTCATTTACTTAATGCACATACTTCTCCAG TTTAGATTGGCTTATGTGGCTCCTGAGTCTAGAGTGGTTGGTGCTGGAGAACTAGTTGACCATCCAAAGAAAATTGCTCTCAATTACCTTAAAGGATATTTTCTGATCGACTTTTTTGTTGTACTACCACTTCCTCAG AGGGTTAATCAATGTCTTCGAGATGCCTGTAACGACTCCAAGATTGTTGAATGCATGAGCTTCATAGACTGTGGGCATGGAAGTGACGATGAAGATTCTAAAGGGAATAATATACTGCGGGATACCTGGAAAAACAATTCATTTGCCGGTGCTTGTTTTTACCAAAATGGTTTTGATTACGGAATTTACGCTGAAGCTGTTAACCTTACGACGGAAAATAGTGTAATCACAAGATATGTATATGCATTATTTTGGGGATTTCAG CAAATTAGTACTCTGGCTGGGAATCAAACTCCAAGCTATTTTGTGTGGGAAGTTCTTTTTACAATGGCCATTATTGGCCTAGGTCTCTTGCTTTTCGCTCTTCTCATAGGAAATATGCAGAATTTTCTGCAGGCTCTTGGCCGGAG AAGGTTAGAAATGTCACTAAGACGTCGTGATGTTGAGCAGTGGATGAGCCATAGACGTTTGCCAGATGAACTGAGGAG GCGAGTAAGACAAGCTGAAAGGTACAATTGGGCAGCTACCAGAGGAGTAAATGAGGAAATGCTTTTGGAGGTCTTGCCGGAAGACCTTCAGACAGATATAAGACGCCATCTCTTCAAGTTTATTAAGAAA GTAAGGATTTTTGCCCTCATGGATGAACCAATCTTAGATTCCATTTGCGGAAGACTAAGACAAAAGACATACATTCAAGGAAGCAAAGTATTGTACCGTGGTGGTCTAATTGAGAAAATGGTCTTTGTTGTGCGTGGAAAAATGGCCAGCATTGGAGAAGATGGGATTAGAGTTTCCTTATCTGAAGGGgatgtttgtggtgaggaacTTCTCACATGGTGTCTCGAACATTCTTCGGTAAATAAAG ACGGTAAAAAGATCAGGATTCCTGGACAGCGAATGCTGAGCAACAGGACGGTGATATGCTTAACAAATGTTGAAGCATTTTCACTAAGAGCTGCTGACATTGGAGAAGTCACCAGCCTCTTTGCCAGATTCTTGCGCAATCCACGTGTTCAAGGAGCCATAAG GTACGAGTCACCCTACTGGAGAGGGCTTGCAGCAAGATGCATTCAAGTGGCTTGGAGATATAGGAGAAAGCGCCTACAATCCCTACGTCGTGCAGACACTTCTCAATCCAATCATGCCTCATAG
- the LOC126794355 gene encoding probable cyclic nucleotide-gated ion channel 20, chloroplastic isoform X1 → MDDHGRDEVPMLSDTHPDSSNEHLALQIERFMSRTRSASISIPMNSMDAYERGEVNLVGHTGPLRTHTKSPFLAMSGPLHANRGRPDNVLRLPQGVAGQEAEETTAEKFPSTNVTNENEWTNDDYTAKNEHLLRSGQLGMCNDPYCTTCPTVYKPTHAKYLRPSGIFDQKFHNALYGDAKGWARRFFSCLRPYIPGVMNPHAKIVQQWNQFFVITCLIAIFLDPLFFFLLSVQKDKKCIVIDQPLTTTFVVFRSMTDLIYLMHILLQFRLAYVAPESRVVGAGELVDHPKKIALNYLKGYFLIDFFVVLPLPQIILLVVLPKNLGSSGANYAKNLLRAAVLLQYIPRLCRFLPLVAGQSPSGFIFESAWANFIINLLTFVLAGHIVGSCWYLFGLQRVNQCLRDACNDSKIVECMSFIDCGHGSDDEDSKGNNILRDTWKNNSFAGACFYQNGFDYGIYAEAVNLTTENSVITRYVYALFWGFQQISTLAGNQTPSYFVWEVLFTMAIIGLGLLLFALLIGNMQNFLQALGRRRLEMSLRRRDVEQWMSHRRLPDELRRRVRQAERYNWAATRGVNEEMLLEVLPEDLQTDIRRHLFKFIKKVRIFALMDEPILDSICGRLRQKTYIQGSKVLYRGGLIEKMVFVVRGKMASIGEDGIRVSLSEGDVCGEELLTWCLEHSSVNKDGKKIRIPGQRMLSNRTVICLTNVEAFSLRAADIGEVTSLFARFLRNPRVQGAIRYESPYWRGLAARCIQVAWRYRRKRLQSLRRADTSQSNHAS, encoded by the exons ATGGATGATCATGGAAGAGATGAGGTACCTATGCTTTCAGATACTCATCCAGATTCATCAAATGAGCACCTGGCATTACAAATCGAGAGATTTATGTCTAGGACCAGGAGCGCATCAATTTCCATTCCTATGAACTCTATGGACGCATATGAAAGGGGTGAAGTTAACCTTGTAGGTCATACTGGTCCCTTAAGGACTCACACAAAATCGCCCTTCTTAGCTATGAGTGGTCCATTACATGCTAACCGCGGCAGGCCTGATAATGTTCTGAGGCTACCTCAAGGTGTGGCGGGGCAAGAAGCAGAGGAGACTACAGCAGAAAAGTTTCCTTCTACTAATGTAACAAACGAGAATGAGTGGACAAATGACGACTATACTGCAAAAAACGAACATTTACTGAGATCTGGCCAACTGGGGATGTGCAATGATCCTTACTGCACGACTTGCCCTACTGTCTATAAGCCTACTCATGCAAAATACTTGAGGCCCTCGGGTATCTTTGATCAAAAG TTCCATAATGCTCTCTATGGGGATGCCAAAGGATGGGCGAGGAGGTTTTTCTCATGTCTGCGTCCATACATTCCTGGAGTTATGAACCCTCACGCTAAAATTGTGCAACAGTGGAATCAGTTTTTCGTCATTACTTGCTTAATAGCAATTTTTCTAGATCCCTTGTTTTTCTTCCTGCTGTCCGTTCAAAAG GATAAAAAATGTATAGTCATTGATCAGCCATTGACCACTACTTTTGTGGTTTTCAGAAGCATGACTGATCTCATTTACTTAATGCACATACTTCTCCAG TTTAGATTGGCTTATGTGGCTCCTGAGTCTAGAGTGGTTGGTGCTGGAGAACTAGTTGACCATCCAAAGAAAATTGCTCTCAATTACCTTAAAGGATATTTTCTGATCGACTTTTTTGTTGTACTACCACTTCCTCAG ATCATACTATTGGTAGTTCTACCAAAGAACTTGGGATCATCTGGAGCAAACTACGCAAAAAATCTTTTACGTGCTGCTGTTCTTCTTCAGTATATTCCCAGATTGTGTAGGTTTCTACCTCTTGTTGCTGGGCAATCTCCAAGTGGCTTCATATTTGAGTCAGCTTGGGCCAATTTTATAATAAATCTTCTCACTTTCGTCTTAGCTGGCCATATCGTCGGATCATGCTGGTACCTCTTTGGATTACAG AGGGTTAATCAATGTCTTCGAGATGCCTGTAACGACTCCAAGATTGTTGAATGCATGAGCTTCATAGACTGTGGGCATGGAAGTGACGATGAAGATTCTAAAGGGAATAATATACTGCGGGATACCTGGAAAAACAATTCATTTGCCGGTGCTTGTTTTTACCAAAATGGTTTTGATTACGGAATTTACGCTGAAGCTGTTAACCTTACGACGGAAAATAGTGTAATCACAAGATATGTATATGCATTATTTTGGGGATTTCAG CAAATTAGTACTCTGGCTGGGAATCAAACTCCAAGCTATTTTGTGTGGGAAGTTCTTTTTACAATGGCCATTATTGGCCTAGGTCTCTTGCTTTTCGCTCTTCTCATAGGAAATATGCAGAATTTTCTGCAGGCTCTTGGCCGGAG AAGGTTAGAAATGTCACTAAGACGTCGTGATGTTGAGCAGTGGATGAGCCATAGACGTTTGCCAGATGAACTGAGGAG GCGAGTAAGACAAGCTGAAAGGTACAATTGGGCAGCTACCAGAGGAGTAAATGAGGAAATGCTTTTGGAGGTCTTGCCGGAAGACCTTCAGACAGATATAAGACGCCATCTCTTCAAGTTTATTAAGAAA GTAAGGATTTTTGCCCTCATGGATGAACCAATCTTAGATTCCATTTGCGGAAGACTAAGACAAAAGACATACATTCAAGGAAGCAAAGTATTGTACCGTGGTGGTCTAATTGAGAAAATGGTCTTTGTTGTGCGTGGAAAAATGGCCAGCATTGGAGAAGATGGGATTAGAGTTTCCTTATCTGAAGGGgatgtttgtggtgaggaacTTCTCACATGGTGTCTCGAACATTCTTCGGTAAATAAAG ACGGTAAAAAGATCAGGATTCCTGGACAGCGAATGCTGAGCAACAGGACGGTGATATGCTTAACAAATGTTGAAGCATTTTCACTAAGAGCTGCTGACATTGGAGAAGTCACCAGCCTCTTTGCCAGATTCTTGCGCAATCCACGTGTTCAAGGAGCCATAAG GTACGAGTCACCCTACTGGAGAGGGCTTGCAGCAAGATGCATTCAAGTGGCTTGGAGATATAGGAGAAAGCGCCTACAATCCCTACGTCGTGCAGACACTTCTCAATCCAATCATGCCTCATAG
- the LOC126794655 gene encoding homeobox-leucine zipper protein HDG11 encodes MEFGGGSGGDHDGSDSQRRKKRYHRHTASQIQRLEGMFKDCPHPDEKQRLQLSRELGLAPRQIKFWFQNRRTQMKAQHERADNSALRSENDKIRCENIAIREALKNVICPSCGVPPINEDNYFDEHKLRMENAQLKEELDRVSSIAAKYIGRPISQLPPVQPIHISSLDLSMASFGGHGMGGPSLDLDLLPGSTSSTMPSLPYHPIGISDMDKSLMTDIAANAMEELLRLLQTNDPLWMKSSTDGRDALNLESYERIFPRGTPHLKNPNLRIEASRASGVVIMNGLAIVDMMLDPNKFGELFPTIVSMARTIEVISSGMLGSHSGTLQLMYKELQLLSPLVPTREFYFLRYCHQIEQGHWAVVNVSYDFPRDNQFANQCRTHMLPSGCLIQDMPNGYSKVTWVEHVEIEEKAPIHRLFRDLIHSGQAFGAERWLVALQRMCERYACLMVSSTSTRDLEGVIPSPEGKRSMMKLAQRMVNNFCASISTSNGHRWTTISGMNEVGVRVTIHKSTDPGQPNGVILSAATTIRLPLSPQTVFNFFKDERTRPQWDVLSNGNAVQEVAHIANGSHPGNCISVLRAFNTSQNNMLILQESCIDSSGSLVVYCPVDLPAINIAMSGEDPSYIPLLPSGFTITPDGRQDQGDTSASTSSGSNINLIGGSGSLITVAFQILVSSLPSAKLNMESVNTVNNLIGTTVQQIKSALNCSSS; translated from the exons ATGGAGTTTGGCGGTGGCTCCGGTGGAGACCACGATGGTTCAGACTCTCAAAGGAGGAAGAAGCGCTACCATCGTCACACTGCTAGCCAGATTCAGAGGCTTGAAGG GATGTTCAAGGACTGCCCTCACCCGGATGAAAAGCAGAGGTTGCAGTTGAGCAGAGAACTGGGCTTGGCACCTCGCCAGATCAAATTTTGGTTTCAGAACCGGAGAACCCAGATGAAG GCCCAACACGAAAGAGCTGATAACTCTGCGCTTCGATCAGAGAATGATAAGATCCGATGTGAGAACATTGCCATCCGAGAGGCACTCAAAAATGTGATTTGCCCATCTTGTGGTGTCCCTCCCATTAATGAAGATAACTATTTCGATGAACACAAACTGAGAATGGAGAACGCCCAATTGAAAGAAGAG CTAGATAGAGTATCTAGTATTGCTGCCAAGTACATAGGGAGGCCCATTTCCCAGCTCCCACCAGTTCAGCCTATTCATATATCTTCTCTGGATTTATCGATGGCAAGTTTTGGGGGGCATGGGATGGGTGGTCCTTCTCTtgatcttgatcttcttccgggGAGTACTTCATCTACCATGCCAAGTTTGCCTTACCATCCGATTGGCATTTCGGACATGGACAAGTCCCTCATGACAGATATTGCTGCAAATGCAATGGAAGAGTTGCTTAGGCTTTTGCAGACCAATGATCCTCTGTGGATGAAGTCATCAACTGATGGCAGGGATGCCCTTAATCTTGAAAGCTATGAGAGGATTTTTCCTAGAGGTACTCCTCATTTGAAAAATCCCAATCTTAGAATTGAAGCATCTAGAGCTTCTGGTGTGGTAATCATGAATGGTTTAGCAATAGTCGACATGATGTTGGACCCG AACAAATTTGGGGAGCTATTTCCGACAATTGTATCAATGGCTAGAACAATTGAGGTGATATCGTCTGGAATGTTGGGTAGTCACAGTGGCACTTTGCAACTG ATGTACAAAGAGTTGCAGCTGCTTTCACCATTAGTACCAACTCGAGAGTTCTACTTTCTTCGATACTGTCACCAAATTGAGCAAGGCCATTGGGCTGTTGTCAATGTTTCTTATGATTTTCCACGTGATAACCAGTTTGCAAATCAATGTCGAACTCATATGCTTCCTTCTGGATGCTTGATTCAAGATATGCCTAATGGATATTCCAAG GTTACTTGGGTGGAACATGTTGAAATAGAAGAGAAAGCCCCAATTCATCGACTTTTTAGAGATCTTATTCACAGCGGACAAGCATTTGGAGCTGAACGATGGCTTGTCGCTCTTCAGAGAATGTGTGAACGATATGCATGCCTAATGGTTTCAAGCACTTCTACTAGAGATCTTGAAGGAG TGATCCCGTCACCTGAAGGCAAGAGAAGCATGATGAAACTTGCCCAAAGAATGGTGAACAACTTTTGTGCAAGCATTAGCACATCTAATGGCCATCGATGGACCACGATTTCTGGTATGAACGAGGTTGGAGTGCGCGTGACCATCCATAAAAGCACTGATCCTGGTCAACCCAATGGTGTGATTCTTAGTGCAGCTACTACCATTAGACTCCCACTATCTCCACAAACTGTCTTCAACTTTTTCAAGGATGAAAGAACTCGACCTCAG TGGGATGTCCTTTCAAACGGCAATGCAGTGCAAGAGGTTGCCCATATAGCAAATGGTTCGCATCCAGGGAACTGCATATCTGTTCTCCGA GCCTTCAACACTAGCCAGAACAATATGTTGATACTCCAGGAGAGCTGCATAGACTCATCAGGGTCACTAGTTGTGTACTGCCCAGTTGATCTTCCAGCCATCAACATTGCAATGAGCGGGGAGGATCCTTCATACATTCCTCTACTACCATCAGGATTCACCATTACACCTGATGGGAGGCAAGACCAGGGGGACACATCTGCATCGACCAGTAGTGGTTCTAACATAAACCTCATAGGAGGCAGTGGATCACTGATTACAGTGGCATTTCAAATTCTAGTGAGCAGTTTGCCCTCGGCAAAGTTGAACATGGAGTCGGTGAATACAGTTAACAACCTCATTGGCACCACCGTGCAGCAAATAAAGTCTGCCTTGAATTGTAGTAGTTCCTGA
- the LOC126794355 gene encoding probable cyclic nucleotide-gated ion channel 20, chloroplastic isoform X2 gives MDDHGRDEVPMLSDTHPDSSNEHLALQIERFMSRTRSASISIPMNSMDAYERGEVNLVGHTGPLRTHTKSPFLAMSGPLHANRGRPDNVLRLPQGVAGQEAEETTAEKFPSTNVTNENEWTNDDYTAKNEHLLRSGQLGMCNDPYCTTCPTVYKPTHAKYLRPSGIFDQKFHNALYGDAKGWARRFFSCLRPYIPGVMNPHAKIVQQWNQFFVITCLIAIFLDPLFFFLLSVQKDKKCIVIDQPLTTTFVVFRSMTDLIYLMHILLQFRLAYVAPESRVVGAGELVDHPKKIALNYLKGYFLIDFFVVLPLPQIILLVVLPKNLGSSGANYAKNLLRAAVLLQYIPRLSGHIVGSCWYLFGLQRVNQCLRDACNDSKIVECMSFIDCGHGSDDEDSKGNNILRDTWKNNSFAGACFYQNGFDYGIYAEAVNLTTENSVITRYVYALFWGFQQISTLAGNQTPSYFVWEVLFTMAIIGLGLLLFALLIGNMQNFLQALGRRRLEMSLRRRDVEQWMSHRRLPDELRRRVRQAERYNWAATRGVNEEMLLEVLPEDLQTDIRRHLFKFIKKVRIFALMDEPILDSICGRLRQKTYIQGSKVLYRGGLIEKMVFVVRGKMASIGEDGIRVSLSEGDVCGEELLTWCLEHSSVNKDGKKIRIPGQRMLSNRTVICLTNVEAFSLRAADIGEVTSLFARFLRNPRVQGAIRYESPYWRGLAARCIQVAWRYRRKRLQSLRRADTSQSNHAS, from the exons ATGGATGATCATGGAAGAGATGAGGTACCTATGCTTTCAGATACTCATCCAGATTCATCAAATGAGCACCTGGCATTACAAATCGAGAGATTTATGTCTAGGACCAGGAGCGCATCAATTTCCATTCCTATGAACTCTATGGACGCATATGAAAGGGGTGAAGTTAACCTTGTAGGTCATACTGGTCCCTTAAGGACTCACACAAAATCGCCCTTCTTAGCTATGAGTGGTCCATTACATGCTAACCGCGGCAGGCCTGATAATGTTCTGAGGCTACCTCAAGGTGTGGCGGGGCAAGAAGCAGAGGAGACTACAGCAGAAAAGTTTCCTTCTACTAATGTAACAAACGAGAATGAGTGGACAAATGACGACTATACTGCAAAAAACGAACATTTACTGAGATCTGGCCAACTGGGGATGTGCAATGATCCTTACTGCACGACTTGCCCTACTGTCTATAAGCCTACTCATGCAAAATACTTGAGGCCCTCGGGTATCTTTGATCAAAAG TTCCATAATGCTCTCTATGGGGATGCCAAAGGATGGGCGAGGAGGTTTTTCTCATGTCTGCGTCCATACATTCCTGGAGTTATGAACCCTCACGCTAAAATTGTGCAACAGTGGAATCAGTTTTTCGTCATTACTTGCTTAATAGCAATTTTTCTAGATCCCTTGTTTTTCTTCCTGCTGTCCGTTCAAAAG GATAAAAAATGTATAGTCATTGATCAGCCATTGACCACTACTTTTGTGGTTTTCAGAAGCATGACTGATCTCATTTACTTAATGCACATACTTCTCCAG TTTAGATTGGCTTATGTGGCTCCTGAGTCTAGAGTGGTTGGTGCTGGAGAACTAGTTGACCATCCAAAGAAAATTGCTCTCAATTACCTTAAAGGATATTTTCTGATCGACTTTTTTGTTGTACTACCACTTCCTCAG ATCATACTATTGGTAGTTCTACCAAAGAACTTGGGATCATCTGGAGCAAACTACGCAAAAAATCTTTTACGTGCTGCTGTTCTTCTTCAGTATATTCCCAGATTGT CTGGCCATATCGTCGGATCATGCTGGTACCTCTTTGGATTACAG AGGGTTAATCAATGTCTTCGAGATGCCTGTAACGACTCCAAGATTGTTGAATGCATGAGCTTCATAGACTGTGGGCATGGAAGTGACGATGAAGATTCTAAAGGGAATAATATACTGCGGGATACCTGGAAAAACAATTCATTTGCCGGTGCTTGTTTTTACCAAAATGGTTTTGATTACGGAATTTACGCTGAAGCTGTTAACCTTACGACGGAAAATAGTGTAATCACAAGATATGTATATGCATTATTTTGGGGATTTCAG CAAATTAGTACTCTGGCTGGGAATCAAACTCCAAGCTATTTTGTGTGGGAAGTTCTTTTTACAATGGCCATTATTGGCCTAGGTCTCTTGCTTTTCGCTCTTCTCATAGGAAATATGCAGAATTTTCTGCAGGCTCTTGGCCGGAG AAGGTTAGAAATGTCACTAAGACGTCGTGATGTTGAGCAGTGGATGAGCCATAGACGTTTGCCAGATGAACTGAGGAG GCGAGTAAGACAAGCTGAAAGGTACAATTGGGCAGCTACCAGAGGAGTAAATGAGGAAATGCTTTTGGAGGTCTTGCCGGAAGACCTTCAGACAGATATAAGACGCCATCTCTTCAAGTTTATTAAGAAA GTAAGGATTTTTGCCCTCATGGATGAACCAATCTTAGATTCCATTTGCGGAAGACTAAGACAAAAGACATACATTCAAGGAAGCAAAGTATTGTACCGTGGTGGTCTAATTGAGAAAATGGTCTTTGTTGTGCGTGGAAAAATGGCCAGCATTGGAGAAGATGGGATTAGAGTTTCCTTATCTGAAGGGgatgtttgtggtgaggaacTTCTCACATGGTGTCTCGAACATTCTTCGGTAAATAAAG ACGGTAAAAAGATCAGGATTCCTGGACAGCGAATGCTGAGCAACAGGACGGTGATATGCTTAACAAATGTTGAAGCATTTTCACTAAGAGCTGCTGACATTGGAGAAGTCACCAGCCTCTTTGCCAGATTCTTGCGCAATCCACGTGTTCAAGGAGCCATAAG GTACGAGTCACCCTACTGGAGAGGGCTTGCAGCAAGATGCATTCAAGTGGCTTGGAGATATAGGAGAAAGCGCCTACAATCCCTACGTCGTGCAGACACTTCTCAATCCAATCATGCCTCATAG